A single Vigna radiata var. radiata cultivar VC1973A chromosome 8, Vradiata_ver6, whole genome shotgun sequence DNA region contains:
- the LOC106769993 gene encoding geraniol 8-hydroxylase, translating into MEHFIFLVLLVLFLITSRFILNRRVKKNQAPGPTGLPIIGNLHQLGPKPHCALSSLAQTYGPIMSLRLGSVTVAVVSSPAVAQEILQKNDQAFASRPIPESVAAQPNVGDTLAWAPADSRWRNRRRVCTTQIFTAQRLDLLQHLRHGKVQELVEHLRKQGSNGKCVPIGDLAFATMLNLVSNTVFSEDLVDPEFESAGEFKELVWRIMEDAGRVNLSDYFPLLKPFDLQGVKGHVAVSYVRLHDIFDRMIRKRVAEREGPRVAKGDFLDVLLDQCELGEASHFTVESIKPLILDLFIAGSDTSGSTTEWAMAELLRNPEVMQKAREELMEVIGSSNVEIRESDIPRLPYMRAIVKETLRLHPAVPLLLPYVAGEDVEVSGYTIEKGNQVLINAWSIGRNPQFWDEPLSFQPERFLRSNIDFKGRDFEYLPFGGGRRICPGLPLANRMITLMLAAFLHSFRWELPPGVTPHTLDMTEQYGITLKKLSPLYAIPIPLSNSPEFNLFFSVKGQCNKFRH; encoded by the exons atGGAACATTTCATCTTTCTGGTACTCCTCGTACTGTTTCTCATCACCAGCCGGTTCATTCTCAACCGCCGCGTTAAAAAAAACCAAGCCCCCGGTCCAACCGGCTTGCCCATAATCGGAAACCTCCACCAACTGGGCCCCAAGCCACACTGCGCCCTCTCCTCTCTGGCCCAAACCTACGGCCCAATCATGTCCCTCCGTCTGGGCTCAGTCACCGTGGCCGTGGTCTCTTCTCCAGCCGTGGCCCAAGAAATCCTCCAAAAGAACGACCAAGCCTTCGCCAGCCGCCCCATCCCAGAATCCGTGGCGGCGCAGCCCAACGTGGGCGACACCCTAGCCTGGGCCCCCGCCGACTCACGGTGGCGCAACCGCCGCCGCGTCTGTACCACTCAGATTTTTACCGCCCAACGTCTGGACCTGCTACAGCACCTCCGGCACGGCAAAGTACAGGAACTGGTTGAGCACCTTCGGAAGCAAGGTTCGAATGGAAAATGTGTTCCAATTGGAGATCTGGCATTCGCGACGATGCTGAACCTGGTATCGAACACGGTGTTTTCGGAGGATTTGGTAGATCCTGAGTTCGAGAGTGCAGGGGAGTTTAAGGAGCTGGTGTGGAGGATCATGGAGGACGCAGGGAGGGTTAACCTCTCAGACTACTTTCCTTTGCTGAAGCCGTTTGATTTGCAGGGCGTTAAGGGACATGTGGCGGTTTCATACGTCAGGTTGCATGATATTTTCGACCGCATGATTCGGAAACGTGTTGCGGAAAGAGAGGGTCCGCGTGTCGCCAAGGGGGATTTCTTGGATGTGTTGCTTGATCAGTGTGAACTAGGTGAGGCGTCCCATTTCACCGTTGAAAGCATTAAGCCGTTGATTCTG GATTTGTTCATAGCGGGGAGTGACACATCAGGATCAACAACAGAGTGGGCAATGGCAGAGCTTCTACGGAATCCAGAAGTAATGCAGAAAGCAAGAGAGGAACTGATGGAAGTGATTGGGTCGTCGAACGTTGAAATAAGAGAATCAGACATTCCTAGACTTCCGTACATGAGAGCAATAGTGAAAGAAACCCTTCGGCTTCATCCAGCTGTTCCCCTTCTATTGCCGTACGTTGCAGGAGAGGATGTTGAAGTGAGTGGTTACACCATTGAGAAAGGGAACCAAGTCCTGATCAATGCATGGTCGATTGGGAGGAACCCCCAGTTTTGGGATGAGCCATTGTCGTTTCAGCCCGAAAGGTTTCTGAGATCGAACATAGATTTCAAAGGCAGGGATTTCGAGTATTTGCCTTTTGGTGGTGGTAGGAGAATTTGCCCTGGCTTGCCACTTGCTAATCGGATGATCACTTTAATGTTGGCTGCGTTTCTCCACTCTTTCCGCTGGGAGCTTCCTCCGGGTGTCACTCCTCACACCCTTGACATGACTGAGCAGTATGGAATCACCTTGAAGAAGCTTTCTCCTCTTTATGCTATTCCCATACCACTCTCAAATTCCCCCGAATTCAATCTTTTTTTCTCTGTAAAAGGTCAATGTAACAAGTTTCGTCATTAA